In the Hevea brasiliensis isolate MT/VB/25A 57/8 chromosome 8, ASM3005281v1, whole genome shotgun sequence genome, TCTTTAACCATTTTAGACGGTAGTCTTAATTTCATATAAtctctttattttttaaattttaaatctatTTAATCCTCAATAATTTTCTCTCCTTTAAATATATTTACTACCAAAAACTTAATTTAAACCaaacaaacaaattaaaaaataaaaaatataattatgaaaattaattaatatattttttaaaatataatgattaaataattaattttgttaaaataataagattaaataataatttttttaattaaatttttaaaattgaaatttatattcaaaatttaagaatttttattttctctgtATCTAACATGTGTTTTAAACTATTAACATTTATTATTTGATATATAGTATGTATATATTTTCaataataatgattaattaatttaattttaaattaatcgaAATCagctatataaatttttttatcatgtttgtatttttataaaaaaatcttGATAAGAATatggaaataaattaatttttaaggataaaattagaaaattaatttagagtaaggaaaaaaggaaaaattagcCGCAAGCTCTTGGAACGGGAATTCAAACCGTGACAGCTGAAATGCGTAAGCCATTCTTGACACTAATAGTACTCTGTCTGCCTTCTCTTCCTATAAATACACACTTTTGGTCTTTGCGGTAACTAAaccaaccaccaccaccaccaccaccacgacgtcctcttctctttcttctctctctctctctctcgaaaTGGGAAACCTTGACAAAGGAATTGCAGCCATATCCCCGGTTGCTGTTGCTTCTCCTTTCTCTTATTCTCCTTGTTCATCTCCTTCCCCATCTTCCCAGTCTTCTCCTGGTCTTGATCCTTCTCTTTCTCAGTCTTCTCCAACTCCTGCTCCTCCTCCTTCTGTTGTTCTCAGCCCTTGTGCTGCATGCAAAATCCTTCGCCGGAGATGCGCCGAGAAATGTGTTCTAGCTCCTTATTTTCCTCCTACCGAACCTTACAAGTTCACCATTGCTCATAGAGTCTTTGGAGCCAGTAACATCATCAAGTTCTTGCAGGTATattataattttgtaattattctTTTCAATATTGCATTGCTGTGAACTAATTGCCATCCTTTAAAGGTTGGCATGAAAAAGTGTGTGCGTATATACATATAACTTTGTCAAATGGGGAAAAAAGGTTATTTCTTTTTCAGGTaactttctcaaaatacagcaaaTTCCACCAGCTTTATTAGAAAATGTTCATCTTCAGAGGTTGAATTGGGTTTCATCACTATTTCTGGTCATACTTCAGAAATGAAGTCTCCAAGGCCAAACAAATTAGAggtcaattaattaattagcttataTAAGAATAAGTACCTTATTAAaattactatgattttaataagtATCAATTTCTGTCATTGAAATGTATGCGTttctatctaaaaaaaaaaaaataattaactggTGTAGCTAATGTATACTTTCTTCTAAGTAGACTTCAGTTTGTTGATAATTGCAACTCTCAATTTAAGAAAAATTCTTCCTGTCCAGAATTAAGTAAAATCCCTATCTTCTCCTTTATATATAAATCCAAAAACAAGAAAATCATTCCACCCCATAACCTGCACATGGGTTCCTGTATGTGTTTTAATTAGTCCAAGCCACATGAGAATATGGAAAAAATGACACAAAATACATTTCAAAGTCAATAGTCCTGTAACCATAAAACATGCATTCTTATTCcaaattattaatttctttaattttggtTCCaagaattaattatatatattattttccaGGAACTCCCTGAATATCAGAGAGCAGATGCGGTAAGCAGCATGGTTTATGAAGCAAATGCAAGGATTAGAGACCCAGTTTATGGGTGTGCAGGTGCAATTTGCCAGCTTCAAAGGCAAGTAAATGAGCTTCAAGCTCAACTGGCCAAGGCACAAGCTGAGGTAGCAAACATGCAATGCCAACAAGCCAATTTGGTTGCTCTGATTTGCATGGAAATGACTCaatctcatcatcatcatcaagaaCCCATTTTGCAGCAGCAACAATATATTGATACAAGCTGTTTCCTAGATGAGACCAATTTTGGCACATCCTGGGAGCCTCTATGGACATGATGAGAGAGAGGaacaaaatacaaaattattTAAATCCTTCAAAGGGGtatgagaaattgaaaaaaaaaaaatcaagaaaacaaatatattcAATAAAGTCGATTTAATTAGTTATGGTTAGATATGAGTCAGTAATTATTTTCTATTTAGTCTAAAATCGACTAGTGGAAACCTTTGAAAAAGAAACTGATGTTGATGGGGCGGCTTTCTTACTTGTATTCATTAATTTTCTAAGGTATGGAAAGGAGAGGCATATATTTATATTCATAACACAAAGGAGCTAATGCTAGCTAGATAGAGAGAGAGATGGTGATTTGCGCTCTAATTATTCTTGAATCAAAGAACTTTTATATATTGGTGACCTAATTTTATCTTGTATGTGTGTCTTTTTCATGAGTTCCTTGTCAAACTAGCTCTTGACCAATTTCTCAATTTATTTCACTTATGGCATATATGCAGTCTTTAGGGATGGATGGTTTGCCTCTATTGGGAAATTTTTGTCAATATATCGTTAACCAAGATTAAAACATGTATCATCAgattacatataaaataagtgagattcatatttattttttaaatccaTAATCCTATGATTAtggatttactaattaatttcatatgagaagaAAGAatgaaaacttaattttcttttatatattcTAAGAATAAGTgaatttcaataaataattttgaCTAAACTGATCAACAAGTTTATATTTTCTAACTTTTTATTTGTTATTACTTTCTTAGTCatttctcctttaaatatttcatctaacaataaaatcttgtaatataatattttattataagaaTATATTTCTAATTTaatgtaatataaaataaaataaattcaattattaattaaattatttctttattaaGATATAATGGTAATACTTAAAAAGAGAAATTTTATTCCTTAACAAAGATCAAATTCTAGACAAGTTCCTAACTCTACTAATTAATTATTATGCTAGTCTATGCAGGTTAAAATATGAAGGCTGGTGACTTTTCTATCAAACtacatatatattaaaattctATGGAACTTTTTctcatataaattttatatttaattacttaattatacTATGAGATATGACTAAATTTTACGCTAATCGTCAACTTACTATTATCCTCCTCATTAATTGGAACCTAATTATGTGtgtatatttattttttcattttgtttttttaattagatttaaatttaaaattttataattgaaaaaaataattaaatattttttaattaaaatttattaataatatgtaCATGTAACTGAAGTTAATGGGtgaaattattatgatataatcaTTGtacatataataatttaattataattatcgaTTATAATGAATTCACCGCGACcagtaattataataaaatagttGACTATACAATTTTTCCATGAACAGACTTTAGATGCAATAACACTTTCATAAAAGAGGTTTGACTTCTTGCTACAAATTGTTCGTGTCTAAGAATTCTTTACCATTTAATACTTTTCTCTTTTATGAGACATTTTTTTCCTCCTCTCAATAATACAAAATcaatattaaaattgttataaaaaaaatagatataaaaattaagtttaattattattacgTCTCATAAAAAAATACTTGCttctattttaaaatataattatttaattaaaataataattttttttaatatatcctTCATTAATAttgttatattaaaaaaaaaaaaaaaagggaaatgaGACATGAAGCGCGGCTTTAGGAAAAACTTTATAACTTTAATCATATCACGTGCCCCCCACATGTGTGCATTGATTTGTAAGCAAAACAATACAAGGTGTTGTTGCGAGGGCACCACTTCTTCTCTTTTATATATTTGTTCATTtatttaacaatttttatgttctaCGTTAAAAGCTGGAGAACCTATCAGTGCATTGTCTCCTCACATCCACCAAATATCTTTACAATAACTCtattttatatatacatattctCATATTTTAATTTCATCACCCAACTCTTATTCTCATTAAATTAATTCTATTTACGAAAATACTCTTATAAATtaagtttataaattaaaaaaaattaaaaagatttaatttttttcatttttggagcttataaatattatatttataaattaatttgatcaaatattttGACTATatcattttcatttaatttttaaaatttcattataaatctcatttaatattatttttaatcattttaataataaatatatttataaattattttttattaaatattttatttacttaTCGGTTAATTATAAGCACATTAATCAAATacgtaactatttaaaattttaaatttttataaatttaaattaatttataaatattagatACTTATAAGATAATATGATATTCATAAGTTAAGTAAAATTCTCTCACAATAATTCCTATTAAATTTGTGGTCAATTAATTtgtccaattaaaaaaaaaaaaatgtacaaTGGATGCTAAGATGCTTATTTGTGATGCACTCCAACCATGCATCTTTTCACTACAACAGGACAAccttatatatatttttcttttttctttttttctttgtttgaaagagaaagaaaattgaatatttaagttaaataaatttaaaataaaaattatccaacaaaaaggaagaaattacAGAAGGGGGTATATGGAAAAGTCTAAGCCACAGTAGACGACCGCTATGTTGCTGTCGCAGAGGGGCATGAACAGTGAGATGTTATCTATACACGTATTGATCTCTGTGTCTTCTAAAATGGTTTTGGACTTGTTCAAATCAACTTATTTAATGTGTATTTCAATCGTAGAAAAACTGGCAATTTGATGTAGATACTGTTCCAGCCATTTTTTCCGATCCAATTCTTAAAAAACTTTAGTTCAATAATATTGAAATCGttttcataattataaaattttaaatttaagctTTAATcgaaacaaattttataaaaaaaatatcccACAATTTCAGTTGTCTGTATTTTCCTAAGCCTAAAAGCCATTCTCTGAGCATTCTTATTATTCTCATCGTAAATTTTTTGAGAATCTCTTGGAGATTAACACTAGATTTTGGACCAGAGATTGAATTTGGGTTAAAAATTCCAATGCCTTGTAGTACAGACAATCAGACAACATACTTAAAGTTTTAGTATAAATATAAATACGATCAAGTTTTCattaataattccatatttcttattATAATTTCTGGTTAATGTGCACAAATTTAAATATTCAATCAAAATATTACTCTATATtaatataagaaaatatcttttgatCTCTAAGTCAATTATAATGTGAGAAATTAGAAGGCAAAAATACAAGATTAAGTCAGAATTTGCTAGCTAGCTACATTATTATTTTGTTGGGTGTGAAAATTCAATTGCCCGacgtagaaaaaaaaaattgagagtaGCTTAAAATAGTCAATATGCTTGACCTATAGGTAAAAATCAAAAACATTGAAGATGGGCAACTGTATATGTGTCCATATCACCATTTCCATGAAGTTTGCTTGCATTAATTAATTGGGCCATAACTACAAGTTTAACATGTAGTTATACATGATAATATGGAATTAAAATCCATAgggttgcattttttttttttttaagtaaatgaCATGTATCTCCTAACCCATTAGATTAGGGTTGATTCTACTTGCGTCGAGGATCCATTATGGAGGTGAAGTACTCTTAGCGAAAATTTTCTCCAGGATTAAACATACTCAACCTTGCTTAAAAGATACAAAGTTCTTTACCGCTCATACCAACCTCGTTGGTGtgctacatttattatttatactATTGCTTATTTCTTGATAGATTCTCATGTTTACACAATACACACAGTATTCTTTgggtttaaaattttttttacctAAATTTGATCTATTATGGATTCAATATATAAGATATATTATGAGACTTATCTATTAAATATGTGGGTCTTACacatttatattttgaataaatgATAAACTGAGTTTAGGTTAAAATTTCTCTTGGATTCATGTAGGAAAGTGATATTTAACTTTCCTCAGCCAACCAATGTAAATGCAAATTAAGTTCATACCATGATATCTCATAACTTTTATTATGTATATAGCTAGGTGGTAagtgtgaaactgtgaaaaagtaGCTGGACAGTAATTTCATAATTAAGTTCATACCTTGGTATCTCATTAATTTTGCGCGTAATGCTATTAATTCCATTTTCATGGCaaatctttctttcttttcttataaTGAACATACAGAGGGGACAAGGATAACACAACAAATCTAGTTATTTTGTTGATTTTTACCTTGTTCTGTGACATCTTTTAAAGTAGAAAtctcttatttattatgtttgaTGACATAGTgttcatattaatatttaaaggtTGTGAGAGTGGCTCATAAAAAGTTATCATCCTAACTTTTAAAAGTTGAGGGAGCGTTTTGATTAAATTAACAAAATGATCACACTATTTTtacatctaataattaatttaataactatTTTTACCGAGTACTTCTgttttaaatcactatataaacagTTAACTACTAACAATTAATATCTAACAGTTGACAATCACTAAAAATAGCTAATAACTATTAAAACAATTAATATTATCGAACAAGAAGAAATATGGTAGAATTCCAATATCAgcgacaagaaaaaaaaaaagagtaatataAAGTTTTAAGTCAATTAAACTAATTGCAATCCGTGTTGTACTCCAACTTTCGagcttaaaattttcaattaaaatgattttaaaattaatgaattaattaaaactTATTAATAGATAATTATTTCGCGTAGTCTTAATGATGACATTAGACTCATTAAGTATAAGTATTCTccattaattatagtaattataaaATACATAATTATAATTTAGCAACATAATTAGCATTTCCTTATGCTTCCTTAAATGCATGATGGGTGTCTAATTATGTTCAATTTTCATcatcattattaattaattaatttaatcatatgATTATAAGATTGACAATAAAATGatgattccattttctttttcattgTTAGCTAGAATAAATTTCATCATCCCCCACTAAATTTGCACCTTAATTCTTCAACAAAAGCTGCCTATAACTGGGATTGATAATGATGTGGTAACTAATTAATTTCTACCAAGTCACTCATGATgacgaaaaataaaaatcaatccaCAAAAACAATCAAACAAGTAGACAAATTTTTAGTTCTTTTTTCTCATTATTTTAGCTAACTAATTACTTGACTCTAGCAAAATACTgtccaattattttctttttttgccaTCATTTGTTTCAGTGTCTCTTCTATTGACTATTGTCTCATATATTTTCCATATGAAATTTATAATTCTAATTTCTTTTTTCTCCTTGAAAATGAAATACGTAATAGAGTAGAAATTGCAAGCCTTAATTAGTGTTGAAACAGTGACAGACTTGAGGGTTGAGAGGTACTATGGACTCCTAGCTTGGTAAACAAGAAAATATTACTGTTGAAACCCATGACGCAAAGGATATTTACAAGTTAATTTTGTAGACTTGGAATATTAATTTGGTGGATTATAGAATTTAATTTCCACTATATTTGTTCTTTTATGTATGCTTTTTGTCAAGAAGAGCATTTTACAAATTCCTTCTTTAAATTGATAGACTTAACTCATTAGGGTCAAAagcattaataattaattaaattaattatcattgaatcataaaaataaaacatTTTAGGCACGCATGTACAATAAAGTGTTTACTAACTTATTAATCTTAAAAATAATTGCTTAACTTGACTTAATCTAGTGATTAAAAGCATATTACTCATTTGATGGATTCAGATTTGAGTCTCTACTTCCTTACTCCAAGAaaaatcttaaaaataattacttataattaattaataaagtggtatatatagtataattattgaaagaaaatataaaagtaaGCTTTGCATTCCATGTGGATTGACTTTTAAGTACAATAGAATAGATATATAAGATGCAGTTGGTCCATGATGAGAATATATTAGGTttgatttagattattgattgaattataattaaatttaaaatttctaattatcTGATGAGCTAGCTGCTGACTACATTATGATAGCCATTGTCAACCAATTTAAGCTGTTGGCCACTGCTCTATTATGTTGGGCTTATTTTAGACCTTAATTAATTACGTAAACATGTTTACTATATTGGAGAGAAGAAAAATCCTAGGGTTAGTTTAATATCCCCAAGTAGatttatttcttattttattaataacaaaTCTAATTTTTCAGTCAAATcacaaattaaagaaaattttaattattattggaGTAATTTATGTGctaatcatactaaaatttaaagaaaatgagatttaatCCATAATTAATTCAGTGGCATCGGAAACTTCGTTTATAAAACTATGAAATCTTCAGTTCAAATCTCAATCAGATTGCAAAATAAAATCAGTTGCATTTGTTTCTAGAATTAGAAAAAATAGCCAAGTTAGACTTAGAAATAATCAAATTCAAATGGGTACCATTAATGGAaacaagaaaatttttaaaatgggAACGAAACGACTCTTTTTGAAAACTAGCTGCCGTATATGATAGGGTACATATGAACAATGAAATGTGAACAGAGAACCCTTTTGATAGGGTATATATGAACAATGAAATGTGAACAGAGAACCCTTTTGATGCCCATTAATGCATGCTAGCTCCATCACcaaatacaaataattaatcaatttattaaataataatatttttaaacgcATACCActagattttttttattgtagTTGGTCCAATTAAAACTCTTAACCCAAGATCTTAT is a window encoding:
- the LOC110664196 gene encoding LOB domain-containing protein 1, translated to MGNLDKGIAAISPVAVASPFSYSPCSSPSPSSQSSPGLDPSLSQSSPTPAPPPSVVLSPCAACKILRRRCAEKCVLAPYFPPTEPYKFTIAHRVFGASNIIKFLQELPEYQRADAVSSMVYEANARIRDPVYGCAGAICQLQRQVNELQAQLAKAQAEVANMQCQQANLVALICMEMTQSHHHHQEPILQQQQYIDTSCFLDETNFGTSWEPLWT